The genomic interval GCAATCAGGCTAGAGCTCTGGCTGAAGCTCTTCCCGCACTCCCCGCACTTGTAGGGCTTCTCCACCAGGTGGGTCCTCCGGTGCGTGGCCAGGTTGGAGCTGCGGCTGAAGCTCTTCCCGCACTCGCTGCACTGATAAGGTTTTTCTCCCGTGTGAGTTCTCCGGTGGGTGATGAGGGCTGAGCTCTGGCTGAACTTCTGTCCGCAGTCGGGGCACTTGTACggcttctctcctgtgtggaTCCTCTGGTGCCTGATGAGGTTGGAGTTGTAACTAAAGCTTTCGCCGCATTCTTTACATTCGTAGGGCTTCTCTCCCGTGTGGATCCCCTGATGCGTGTTCAGGCTGGACCGGTTGCCGAAGCTCTTGCCGCACTCGGGGCATGAGTACGGTTTCTCCCCCGTGTGAGTCCGCTGATGGGCGATGAGGTTGGGGCTCCTGCTGAAACTCTTGCCGCACTCGGCGCACTGGAAGGGTTTCTCTCCCGTGTGGATCCTCTGGTGGGTTATGAGGTTTGCACTCCGGCTGAAGCTTTTCCCACAGTCCCTGCACTTATAAGGTTTCTCCCCGGTGTGAGTAGTTTGGTGTCTACTGAAGTTGGAACCATCACTAAAGCTTTTTCCGCACTCGTCGCATTTGTAGTATTTCTCTCCTGTGTGGGTCCGCTCGTGCGTGATGAGGTGGGATTTCCGGCTGAAGGTTTTCCCACACTGGGGACACTCATAGGGCTTCTCACCCAGGTAGGTGCCCTGAAGGCCTATGAGCTGTCCAACTTCCCTGCCCTGGGGTGGCACCTCCCCCGGGGTGTTTCCCCGGGGCCCCCGGGAGCTGCAGTCTCTCTCCAAGTCACTTTCCCAGTCAGATTGTGGAATGCCTTCCCCTTCAGGCATTTCAGAGAACATTTCATGTGATTCAACATGCTCAAATATGTCTTGGTTAGAGTTCTCCCCATTTTCACTCTGGATCTCAAAATctgaaacaatgaagaaaattgtACAATTTGTACTCAATTTCCTGtaatgatgagaaaagaaaaccaaaggggaaatttaaaatgaattaaacttcaagtgaaaataaaaaggctAGAGAAccctcaaaacttaaaaaaaaaaaaaaaaaggtttatttcctTCTAACTGGTTATCCAGTTGCCAGGTCTCATATCTTTATGGTGATCACCCAGAATTTCTAAGTCTTAAAGATGTGGGTTCCAGGTCTCTACCTGTTTCTCCACTGGGAAATGAGATCAGGTGGGAATTTTCAAATTCCTGATCAAAGGAAAGCAACAGGGTACACAGTCCCCGATACTCACCATGGTGCTCGATGCTTAGTAGGTGCTTGATGCTTAGTAGTGCTCTATTAAATTTGATGAATGAATTTCTTATTGGTACCACAGATATTCCCCTAAAGCTGTCTCCTTTCAAATGGAGCTTATATAATAATTCTGTGCCTTAAAATGTCTGATGCTTATAATCTTATTAGTTGGCATTTAAGTAAGACACAGACAAGATGACAGGGCACCAGCAACAAGGACTCTAGGTGTCTATACACGTGACTGGAAACAAGTAAGTGGGCAGTTAAAAGAGCCCtcaaatttggggacttccctggcggtccagtggttaggactccacacttccactataggggcacgggtttgatccctggtcagggaactaagatcccacatgctacgcagcaaaaaaaaaaaaaaaaaaaaaaaaaaaagagccctcaAATTTACCTGCAGTGAGAGTCTACAGAAAGATCTCCCATCAgtaatacaaaatacaaaacatataTCTTCCAGAAACTTGCCAAACTACTGCCCAATACTTAGCAAACGTTTGGATGAAACAAATCATGAGGGAGGACTGCTGGAAGAACATGCATTCCCTTCCTTAAATGAGAGACTCTAAAGTCTATCCCAGGATTAAGCCAGCAGAGCTGTGGGCCTGGATCACACTGCTCTGACACCGGCAGAACTGTGTTCACTGAACTGCGTGTTGGTTTAATGGCTCTGGCTGACATTGATGAACACTCTAAGAAGGGTCATTAGAAATTAatcacggacttccctggtggtccagtgcttaagggTCCGTGCtgtcactgcagggggcacgagttcgatccctggtcggggaactaagatcccatgtgccccgtggtcaaaaaattaaatacataaatacattaaaaaaaaaagatagaggaaCCCTTGAAAGGTACACTGTGTGCCAAGGAAAACTAACCCAGGGTGGTTACTAATGAGATGGGACAACAAGGTAAAAAGAtcgaatcacttatatgggggaAGAAAATCAACCAGTCTCAAATTTCTCTCCGGTAACATTCAATCCCCGCAGATCGTACAACAAGAGCTACAAGACATGCAAGTAAAGAAAACGGATGTCAAGGATTTTACGTTcaacaaaactgtccttcaagCATAAAGTTTACAGGCCAACAGCTTTGAATATACACAAGTTCGCAGAATATTGTTCCTATGACCCTTCTTGAGGAAACTATTGGGAGATGAATTTCGGTCAACCACGAGACAAAGGCAATGCTAGAGCAAAAGGACTGGGGCTGAACAGATACATTTAACTTTAGAACAACGTCTAAAACTACTGTGGCGATTAGAGtgaaaaaagagaatgtaaacgTTACACAGCCATGTAGAAATGACATGCTAACCAAAATTGGGGTTATGGGGAAGAAACTGGGGTATAGGATGTATTCATTAACTGCCTCATCTGTATACCTGGGAGTTCAAAGGTTATCATTTAAAACTGGCAAATCATGTAACTGAAGTATAAGAGTCTTTAAcagtacaaaaataaacattattgtaGATAAGATTACTGACTGAAATCAGGGGAGTAAGGCAGGGAGCAACTATCTCTGTCAAATGTTAAAACATAAAATctcaatacagtaagtcccctacacacaaACCTTCAAGTTACGAACTTTCAAAGACATGAACgtgcccctggatgccagctgttgtactgtactactgtacttttcaaggtactgtactttaaaattaaaaatgttttattttttgtgtttagtttgttatgtattatttgtgtgaaaagtattataaacctgttATAGTACAATACCacatagccgattgtgttagttgggtacctaggctaactctgttggacttaatgaacaaactggacttacgaacatgctctcggaacagaacttgtttgtatgtaggggacttactgtaattaaaacatgaatagggcttccctggtggcgcagtggttgcgcgtccgcctgccgatgcaggggaaccgggttcgcgcccctgtctgggaggatcgtgccccgcaacgggagaggccacaacagagggaggcccgcataccacaaaaaaaaaaaaaaaaaaaaaaacatgaatagaCAATCAGAccaatgaaacaaaaccaaacctccagaaatagactcaataGACATGTGAATTCATAATTTAATTCAGGTGGCTCATGAATAgacagaccagtggaacagaaaaaaataatctctatGACCATGGGAATTTAACAAATGTTGAATATAAGGGTAGCCTCTCAAatccatggagaaaagacaccacATCCAAAAGACACCAGCATTCATGATGCTGGGAACAACCAGTTAagtcaaatggaaaaatttcagttGGACCCATACTGGGACAAATCTCAAACAGATCAaagatttaaagggaaaaaattagtACTGAACTATTAGACAAGAATATGAGAGAATTCCTTTATAATCTGGGAGCCTTTAAACATGATGCTTAATTTGTGTGATTATCTTCCTCTGTCACCTCACTGCAGAGGCCCATCTGAGCAGAATCCAGACCCAATAACTCCCTCACTGTCTGCTGCTTAAGGACCAGTCCTATCCTCCTTTACACAGACAAAGATTCAAGACAGTTATACTCCAGGGAAGGCCAAAGGAAGGTTCAGAGTTCTTTTAACGTTGATCTCTGATAACACAGAGGCACGAGAGCCTTTCTAAAGGACAGAAAAGAGCACCCTTTGGGCGACCTGCCTTAACAAGGGCctccaaatgggaaaaaaaaaaaatcactgagctGGGAAGGATGAGGGATCCTGGCTCCTCCCAAGCTCCTCCTCAAGAAAAGGTGGCACTGGTGAAATCAAGAGTATAGAGTACATTCAACTGCAGgcaattctctcctttttttgttggtggtcaattaagaaagtgaaaactcAGAAGCTGATGTGGTCAGATAAAAGGGGAATAACTTCATCAACATGAGTAGAGATGGGATGAGATGGTAGGACCtgggaattttctttaaaaaggaacttCACCAGTAGAAAGAGTGTTTGCTGTTTCAAAATGAGCATATTTTGTGGATGAGACTGCATACCGGGAGGCAGGCTTCTGAGGAAGCAGGCTTGTGAGCAAGCAGTTGGACGGCCAGATCTCCGGGAGAGAAAACTCAGAGATGAGTCAGGCATTAAGGAGATAGGAAAGAAGGGgtctcattttctaaatgttttgatCTCCCCCGAAACTACTagagcaaattcatagagacagaaagcagaatggtggttgccaggggttgtggggacagaaggggagttagtggtttttgtttttgtttttaatagattttatttagttagttatttatttagttagttatttttggctgcgttgggtcttcgttgctgcgcaccggctttctctagctgcggtgagcaggggctctttgttgcactgcacaggcttctcatcgcggtggcttctcttgtcgcggagcatgggctctaggcacgcgggcttcagcagttgtggcgtatgggcttagctgctctgcggcatgtgggatcttcctagaccaggaatcgaacccgtgtcccctgcattggcaggcggattctcaaccactgcgccaccagggaaccctgGAGTTACTgttaatggatatagagtttcagtctgggaagaggaaaaagttctggagatggatggtggtgacggctgcacaacaatgtgaacgtacttaatgccaatgaactgtacacctagaaatggttaaaatggtaattttatgttatatattttaccaccataacaagaaaaaagaatttatggctcttatatatcattttatgtactcttaccaaatttaaaatagttgatACATTACTTACAAGAAAAATtctggaattaattttaaaagatgaagttAATGCTCAAAAAGGCAGAGAATTCTTAGAAACACTATTCAATTTCTGATGGCCTAACAGGCAAAAGAATAGTATCTTGCTTTAATGGGTATTTCCCTGGTAATTTGtaaggttgaacatcttttcatatggatataatttgtttttattcacttCTAAATTGCCAGATCCTATCTTTTACCTTCTATTCTACTGGGTTGACAGTTTCTTATGAATTGTAGATGCTCTTACAGAGCAAGATTTTGACTCTTATCTGCTACGCTGCAGACTTTGTTGCagatatttcctcccagtctgtgcACTGCCTTTGAACTTTGTTCatagtatcttatttatttatttatttatttttggctgtgttgggtcttcgttgctgcacacatgctttctctagttgcggggagcagggtctactcttcgttgtcgtgttcgagcttctcattgtggtggcttctcttgttgtggagcacgggctctaggcacgcgggcttcagtagttgtagcatgcagcctcagtagttgtggctcacgggctctagagtgcaggctcagcagttgtggcgcacgggcttagttgatccgcggcatgtgggatcttcccggaccagggctcgaacccgtgtcccctgcattggcagatggattcttaaccactgcaccaccagggaaatccccacaGTATCTTTTTACTATAAAAGactttttctgtttccatgagtCCAATTTAGCTTTGACGATTTCTGTCTTGTTTAAGATTAAGAAGTCCCACCCCACTGCAAGATTACAAAAATACTCTCCTATAGGTGATTCCAGATCTTTTACAGTATAGATCTATAACTCATCTGGAATTGAGTTCTGTGAAACTTGTGAAGTAGAGatccagttttcattttttcaaaagggTCCGACCACTGTCCAAACACCATCCACTGAACAGTCCATCCACTGAACGATTCCTGAATTGCCATAGGGCCCTTATTGGTTACTAGACAATTGCAGCTCGGTCTAAATCAATGGATCTTGTATTTTCCTGCCCTCGACATGGGCTCTAGACTCACATGCACAGCACATTCCCATGGAATGCACAGGGCCACGTGTGTCCTCCTGCCTGGACAGAGGCCTCTGCTTTCTCTCCCATGCTAGAAAGCGTACCAGAATAAGTGTAAGAAAAACTGCTGTCAATATGGGGATAAGCCTGAATTTGCTGTAATTTATCTATAACAGTGAGATAACTGGTCACAGACTTTGGTGTTTTAATGCGTGTTAAGCTCAGAATTCTTGTAAGGTCCCTCCCCCCTGATTGTGACATACCGCTGTGTCTCAACACCGTGGTCAGAGCCACTGGTCTAAAATGCAGAAGTGGGTCTGTAATTCTGATACAGCTGATGCCCAAGTGGGGCTCTCCCTATCGGGGCGCCGCCCTGGCAAGACTGGCGGGAACCTGATAGCACCTGAGTGACTGGGACCCTTGTTCCCCCTGAACTCTGACTGCCTGAAAGACAAAGCGCTGGTAAAAACAGCAAGGAGCTGTTATTGGTTTAAATGAATGACTGCCAAACAGTTACAGTGATAATGTTACATCTCTCTGAGTTCTGTATGGTATACACTTCAAATATTTAAGTGAACTGAAAGTGTTTTTGTCTTGAAACTGAGAATTGTGGCTTTAAAAAGACATATACCTTTACAACCCTGCACCGCTCTTCACTCCCCttattaacaaaaatgaaagtatttGTTCATTTGCTGTCACCAAAGGAGCATTTTTGCTGGGCCAGCAAGCTCAAAAGAGGTAAGCTGCTGCCTGTGCCCACCAAAAGCCAGGTGTGATGCTGAGGATGGCTGGAGAGGTCAGCTGTGACTCTCAGCTCACCTGTTGGACAAGAGTAGGTTTGAAGTTGATAATCTCCATTCCTGACTAGTCTAGAGGAGTGCTTCTCGAACTTCATAGTGCATAtgaaatcacctggagatcttgcTAAATGCAGATTCTGCTTCAGTGGGGCTGGGCTGAGACTGAGGTATGCCTTTctagcaagctcccaggtgacaccTATGTTTTTGGTGCATGGACCACATTCTGAGTAACAAGgctctagagcagtggtttttaAACTTCACTGCATCTTAGAACCACCTGGGAAGCTTTCAAAACTCCCTTGCCTGGGCCACACCCCATGCCAACTAAATCAGAAAATCAGAATCCCTGGAGTGGGTTCCAGGACCCCAATGAGGAGTCTGAGAACCAGAGGtctagcacagtggttctcaaactggtGGCTGAATCAGGATCACCTGAAGGGCTCTTAAACCCACGTGCTGcagcccccctcccagcccccagagtttctggttcagtaggtctgaAGGGAGGCCCGGGGACTTCATTTTTAACACACttccagatgatgctgatggCACAGGGACCCCACACTAATGGTCAGAGGATTTATATGTCACGAATCTATCAATTTTGAGCCCCATAAtttcccctctgctcccctctGATGGCAGCAGTTTCTTTTTTGGGTGGTGGGGCTTCTATGAGATAAAATGAAtctgttagggacttccctggcagcccagtggttaagactccgagcttccactgcagggggcttgggttcgatccctggtcggggaactaagatcctgcaagccgtgctatttggccaaaaaaaaaaaaaaagaatctgttagGAGAGGAGCATTTCCCCTTTCAGCCTGATGCTGCAACCACACTGGTCTGGGGTTATCTTGCGGAGGCCGCTGCGGCATGAGTCCACTGGTCTCCGGGCTCTGAAGGTATTTTTCCGCTTACTTCATACAGAAAGTGAGATGAGGGTGGGTAGAACAATTAGAGAACAGTTCAAGGACAAGCTGTCTCAACTCTAGTGACTATACTTTCTGAACCGAAAATTAGGCCATACAATTTGAGAAATGACTTctggccccagggcccaggcctcTTACAGACCAATATGAGACATTCTGAGAGGTATGGTTTGGCTGCCAGCTATTAGAATTCGAGACATTTTGATGCTTTAcaaggacaaatattttatacTCAAGATTGCCCTGGAAAATTGGGGTTCTCATTCTCCAagtcaccagaaaaaaaatggaagtgtaTTGGGTTTTACATCAGTAATTTGTAACCAGCAACACAGGTAACTAGTGCTTTTCATAAATGGTCTTTCAACAGGCCTGTGAAACAGGCTAAAAACACAGCTGCCAGGCATGAACCATGTGGGCCAATCTCATCTAAAAAGAAAgagctcaggacttccctggtggcgcagtggttaagaatctgcctgccaatgcaggggacacgggttcgagccctggtctgggaagatcccacatgccgtggagcaactaagcccgtgcgccacaactactgagcctgtgctctagagcccacgagccacacttactgaagcctgcatgcctagagctcatgcagcgcaacgaagaatagcccctgctcgccgcaactagagaaagtccatacacatcttagctccccaaccagggattgaacctgcaccccctgcactggaaggagaagtcccaaccactggaccgccagggaagtcccgaccccattttgttttaaaacaaaacttagcTTGGCTTTCTCAAGGAGAGGCAGATAAGCCTGGAAGGAAGCAGCTATCTGCCTCTTTCATGGACCCAGCAGGTGAGCTTCTCCACACCTGCAGGGAGGCTGGAAGGATTCATTTCCTCATCCCGACAATACTTACTGGGTCCCCACTATGTATAGGGCACTGTgcgagcttaaaaaaaaaaaaaaagaaaaaggttaagaaaaagaTAGGTTCCTTGACTTTGGGGATTTTATAGGTTCCTAGAAGAAATAAGATGAGTATTCatacaaatagaaaacaagacGGAATACGATACAAAGCCAAAAGAGGAGAATCCAAATGTTCTGGGGGAGATGACTTCTAGCAGAGGTGATCAGAGATGCTCTCAGGCGGGTGGAACTGGGGACAGAAAACAGGGGCCGGAAGTAAGGAGAGCTTTATGGAGCAGGTCTCCAAAGGTGTGCACTCAAAGGAAGACCAGGATTTTATCACACAGGgatggaataaattttaaaaaaggaaaagtacaatttatataaagttctagaaTAGACAAAACTAATATATGGTGGTAGAAATCAGATCAATGGTTGTCTGGGTGTaggggcacaagggaactttctagggtgatggaaatgttctatatctcaATTGGGATGGTGGATACACAGATATAGACATTGGACAAAATCCTAGGGACTGTACGCTTAAAttgtgtgcattttattttatcgACAGTGTACTTCAATAGAgttgatttaaaagaaagaaagagggaattccctggttgtccagtgtcTAAGACTCCTCATTTCACTGCCAaaagcatgggttcaatccctggtcggggaaataagatcccacaagccgtgcctCATGGCAGAAAGAAaccggtggggggtggggcgggggggagggaagaaagaataaaagaaaagaaaagaaagaaagaaagaactgaggGCAAACACCAGTAGgtctgagttttttaaaaagcaagatttCTCCATGAGACTTGTTAGTCCTGGATCCTGACCTACACCCAATCCCTTTCCTCTCCAGTGGTGACCCTTCCCCAGCTTCTCCTGGGCATAGATGATTCAAAGCTGATTTCCTACAGAATGGGAGACTCTCTTCACAGAGTTGAGCTCTATATGAAGCACGGCATCACTTTGCTTTGGTCTCTATACCAGGTTGAAGCATCCTCCAACCTTTGTTTCTGGGATGGTGTTGTcgactgaatgtctgtgtgtcctgccccaccccccaaaattcatatgttgaaacctcatcaccagtgtgatggtatttggaggtgggatgTTTGGGAGatgcttaagtcatgagggtggagccctcataaatgggattagcaCCCTTCTAAGAGAGACTCTAGAGAGGttcctcaccccttcctccatgAGGACACAGTGTGAGAAGACAACAATCTATGGACAGGGAagaaggccctcaccagacactgtaTCTGCCATCActgtgatcttggacttcccagcctccagaactatgagaaataaatgtttgttgtttaagtcatctAGACTATGGTATTTTTGCtacagcagcccaagcagactaagacaagtTGGTCAGCTGGTTTAGTAGTTAGTTGATTTGTTGTTTGGAAGGTTGGTTGGTTCACAAATTGCAGAGATGATAAAAGCAAGAGAGATTTTTCTATGggcaaaatctgaaagagaaggaaaagaagggggaaaaaaaaaccttaaaaagagaaaagagggacttccctggtggtgcagtggttgagaatccacctgccaatgcaggggacacgggttcgagccctgggtcgggaagatcccacatgcctcggaacAACTAACCCCGTgggccactactactgaagcccacatgccctagagcccaagcactgcaactactgaagcccgcatgttCTAGGGCCCGCGTgttgcaactgctgagcccgagtactgcaactactgagcccgagtactgcaactactgaagcccgcgcacctagagcccgtgctctgcaacaagagaagccaccacagtgagaagtctgcgcaccgctacgaagagtagacccctctcagcgcaactagagaaaacccacgcacagcaatgaagacccaatgcagcccaaaataattttttttaaaaagaagaagaagagaaaacccaaggaaaagaaaaaaaaacctaaaggtCTGTACATTTGAGGAGGATATTGACCATGGTGAAATTTCTTAAgacaaaagtgagaaaaagaagaattggGGAAAGTGGCATATATACATTCCCCtgatggggaagaaaagagatgaTGCAGAAGAAAATTCTGGAGTGACCTTTTACCACCTCAGGAAAACCCCCTCAGTAGCCAAGGCCTTTGGTAGCCATGGGGTAATGTAGAAACAGGGACCTGCTGGAGCTCAGAAGCACAGGACATAGTACCAGTCTCATGGTGACTACAGAAGAGTTATGCAACCTAATGCCAAAGGCTACATCTGTGAaagtgtatatgtatttaaaagcaaaaattcccATTGCAACATTTTATAACCTCCCTCCAATTCATTCCCTGCTCATCCCTTTCACCACAACATCGCACAACCTTGACAAGCTGCAAGGCATTTATCAGGAGAAGAGTGAGTTTGTCAACATTTCTTTGCCCCAATATCCTCCTCTCAGAGCTTCTTATCTTATCTTCCAGTGAGCTCTGGCTCACAAAGATGTCCAAAGAGAACCAGCAAGCTACCAATGGATCTGGGTTCTACTCCACAACTTGGCACCTAAGGGTCCTCCCCCATATCCCCTTTATGAGATCGACaaacagcaaattttaaaaaacagatgtccagttaaatttgaatttcagataaacaacaaacaatttttaagtataagtatgtcccaaatattgcatgggacatacttatactaaaaacgTATTCCTGTTTTTATCCTGTATTTTACCTAGCAACCATACCCTTTTACCCTAGTGATAATGATTCTCCAGAGAACAATGACAGCTGTCAACTTATTAACTGatctgaaaaaaataccaaaactgtgtaaattttacatttcaccCAGGAGAAAGATGAAgacaaattattatataaaattaactattacaaaatatatatgtaatggggtttttttggcttggctgcgctgtgcagcttatgcgatcttagttccctgaccagggattgaacccgggccccggcagtgaaagtgccaagtcctaaccactggaccgccagggaattccctatgaaatatatttaaaggacACCAGCAATGCATGGCTACAGTCGCCttgtaaccattaaaaaaaagccaaataaagcAAAAGTTCTCCATAAGTAAGCCACCAAATTTCTGTATGCTTCCCAAAAGTAACCACAGTTAACAGCGTGTTCTTCTAGAACTTTTCTATGCATTTGCATACATAAATGTAAGTACAGAATATGTAgagttgttttgtgtgtttgtatgtatcaTATTGTAAATGCTATTCCGTTGTTCTTGTTACATGACAGTACATATAGATCTACCTCATAGCTTTTAaaagctgcataatattccacagAACAAACATTACCCTAGTTTAGCAGATCTCAGAGCGTGGTCTGGGAACCCCTTGGGGGATCCTTTCAGGGGGCCTAtaaggtcaaaattattttcataatagtaAGACATCATTTGCCTTTTGCATCCTCACTCTCTCACAAATGTACTGTGGAGTTTCCCAGAGGCTCCATGACATGTGATAATGTCATTGCTCTGACAGCTAGTGAAATATGTACgtgtatttctaatattttccaaaatgttctaAAGAAGTAGAATTAGAGTATAAATGTGTGCATTTTCAAGAGGTGAACTCAGTTTGTTCTTGAACTTTTACTGTGCTATTCCTCACTAACTTCAATTGTACCTGCTATAATTTCTGTACTATTatccaatattattattttgaattctgaATTTTTCCTTGGACCCATGGGGAAACACGAGAAATAAGTATGCTTTATCTTGTTttgcaataatattttttaatgtttttcaaaaaacttcctaaaatttgtaattttatgggacttccctggcagcccagtggttaagactccgagcttccactgcagggggcttgggttcgatccctggtcggggaactaagatcctgcaagccgtgctatttggccaaaaaaaaaaaaaaagaatctgttagGAGAGGAGCATTTCCCCTTTCAGCCTGATGCTGCAACCACACTGGTCTGGGGTTATCTTGCGGAGGCCGCTGCGGCATGAGTCCACTGGTCTCCGGGCTCTGAAGGTATTTTTCCGCTTACTTCATACAGAAAGTGAGATGAGGGTGGGTAGAACAATTAGAGAACAGTTCAAGGACAAGCTGTCTCAACTCTAGTGACTATACTTTCTGAACCGAAAATTAGGCCATACAATTTGAGAAATAACTTctggccccagggcccaggcctcTTACAGACCAATATGAGACATTCTGAGAGGTATGGTTTGGCTGCCAGCTATTGGAATTCGAGACATTTTGATGCTTTAcaaggacaaatattttatacTCAAGATTGCCCTGGAAAATTGGGGTTCTCATTCTCCAagtcaccagaaaaaaaatggaagtgtaTTGGGTTTTACATCAGTAATTTGTAACCAGCAACACAGGTAACTAGTGCTTTTCATAAATGGTCTTTCAACAGGCCTGTGAAACAGGCTAAAAACACAGCTGCCAGGCATGAACCATGTGGGCCAATCTCATCTAAAAAGAAAgagctcaggacttccctggtggcgcagtggttaagaatctgcctgccaatgcaggggacacgggttcgagccctggtctgggaagatcccacatgccgtggagcaactaagcccgtgcgccacaactactgagcctgtgctctagagcccacgagccacacttactgaagcctgcatgcctagagctca from Physeter macrocephalus isolate SW-GA chromosome 11, ASM283717v5, whole genome shotgun sequence carries:
- the ZSCAN2 gene encoding zinc finger and SCAN domain-containing protein 2 isoform X1, with product MMASEVPRVTTPLSPLVHVPQEEDDQEEEVATMILEDDSWVQEAVLQEDGPESEPFSQSAGKGSPHEEVAGGPQGALGRLRELCRRWLRPEVHTKEQMLTVLPREIQAWLQEHRPESSEEAVALVEDLTQTLRDSDFEIQSENGENSNQDIFEHVESHEMFSEMPEGEGIPQSDWESDLERDCSSRGPRGNTPGEVPPQGREVGQLIGLQGTYLGEKPYECPQCGKTFSRKSHLITHERTHTGEKYYKCDECGKSFSDGSNFSRHQTTHTGEKPYKCRDCGKSFSRSANLITHQRIHTGEKPFQCAECGKSFSRSPNLIAHQRTHTGEKPYSCPECGKSFGNRSSLNTHQGIHTGEKPYECKECGESFSYNSNLIRHQRIHTGEKPYKCPDCGQKFSQSSALITHRRTHTGEKPYQCSECGKSFSRSSNLATHRRTHLVEKPYKCGECGKSFSQSSSLIAHQGMHTGEKPYECLTCGESFSWSSNLIKHQRIHTGEKPYKCSECGKGFSQRSQLVVHQRTHTGEKPYKCLMCGKSFSRGSILVMHQRAHLGDKPYRCPECGKGFSWNSVLIIHQRIHTGEKPYKCPECGKGFSNSSNFITHQRTHMKEKLY